Proteins encoded in a region of the Lathamus discolor isolate bLatDis1 chromosome Z, bLatDis1.hap1, whole genome shotgun sequence genome:
- the CEP78 gene encoding centrosomal protein of 78 kDa isoform X2, protein MIESVKVRRQCMLDFYLHYEHLCALQGSVPLKAVKANLSRRALDLTVDRIKAADWIPLLNAIRHNKTLTSIGIRAFHQHGLEESGVERYKTYFRRRIPAIRSKDLTGQLCKAVKCCLSISDVLKNLELQGLLLRERDLILLTKGLATASSLESVSFAHCPIGDGGLETICQSLKNSANIRYVNFTGCSLTWRGAEHIANILKHQAMKRHGEAWAESLRYRRPDLDYMTGLRRVTFNCNMLVGDRGAIAFADCLGEDLWLKDAVMMKRVIERVLMNGNSANLEEYKWLMSPSSKDVLKTRPKRRTIVLGSGPKGKATIRIGLPSKKSVSPGKKSMSVKDSYSPKPLPPGTKGFLPWRTAERAKRCRGGPVDSTEELPVKIETGIPVKVTVESASASETEDTEDLDVVIHYPDLSKSLDKISVTKHQQLQVELEQCLEKLKKEQSARVKAEERITELEIENARLRDLNVSLSEVLHAQSVTNMILEDEGVLGSIESSFQKFHAFLDLLKDAGLGQLAVLAGIDQSDFGLLGDPQMNSTLSKPANMLKEKSFEEERHEHTQNNKSRAGDIQASLPGTFQSQMAVKSAFPALREIEDVQASGEQYQPSSQKENEAQIINQNKEDKPHNTTPTSPERRVKQNEQAKGHQSARQLVTSWHSFSDSSVHIKSNGSRISSDASGEKRKSCVSKKYIPRANEMAIQNDGASGDQSRQQTVNRSGTDTVGSDSEMQESIKSLTSI, encoded by the exons ATGATCGAGTCAGTCAAAGTAAGAAGACAGTGCATGCTGGATTTCTATTTGCATTATGAACATCTTTGTGCTCTTCAAGGCTCTGTTCCACTGAAAGCTGTGAAGGCTAACCTGAGTCGTCGTGCTCTTGATCTAACTGTAGATCGCATCAAAGCTGCTGATTGGATACCACTTCTGAACGCTATCAGGCATAATAAGACTCTGACTTCTATTGGAATAAGAGCTTTTCATCAACATGGTCTTGAAGAATCAG GTGTTGAAAGATACAAAACTTACTTTAGAAGGAGAATTCCAGCAATTCGATCAAAAGACTTGACTGGCCAACTATGCAAAGCTGTCAAATGCTGTCTCAGTATATCAGATGTACTAAAAAATTTAGAACTTCAGGGTTTGCTTCTGAGGGAGAGAGATCTAATACTTTTAACAAAG GGCTTGGCCACAGCGTCATCTCTGGAGAGTGTCTCTTTTGCCCACTGTCCAATTGGAGATGGAGGATTAGAAA caatCTGTCAGAGTTTAAAGAATTCAGCTAATATCAGATACGTAAACTTCACAGGATGTAGCCTCACATGGCGAGGGGCAGAACATATAGCAAATATATTGAAG CACCAGGCAATGAAAAGACATGGAGAAGCTTGGGCTGAAAGCTTGCGATATAGGAGACCTGATCTGGACTATATGACCGGCTTGAGGCGTGTTACTTTCAACTGCAACATGCTTGTTGGAGATAGAGGAGCAATTGCCTTTGCAGACTGTCTAGGAGAGGACCTTTGGCTAAAAG ATGCCGTTATGATGAAACGCGTTATTGAAAGAGTTCTTATGAATGGAAATAGTGCTAATTTGGAG gagtataAGTGGCTGATGTCTCCATCTTCCAAGGATGTTTTGAAAACTAGACCGAAGAGAAGAACTATTGTGCTAGGAAGTGGTCCAAAAGGAAAAGCTACTATTCGTATTG GGTTACCATCTAAAAAGTCTGTAAGtcctgggaaaaaaagtatgtCTGTGAAAGACAGTTACTCACCAAAACCACTACCACCAGGCACAAAAGGCTTCCTTCCGTGGCGGACTGCAGAACGTGCAAAGAGATGCAG aGGAGGGCCAGTGGATAGTACTGAAGAATTACCAGTGAAGATTGAG ACAGGTATTCCTGTGAAAGTGACAGTGGAAAGTGCTTCTGCATCTGAAACCGAAGACACAGAAGATTTAGATGTTGTTATCCACTACCCTGATTTGTCAAAATCATTAGATAAGATTAGTGTAACAAAGCACCAACAGTTACAG GTGGAGCTGGAACAATGCttggaaaaattaaagaaagaacagagcGCCAGAGTAAAGGCTGAGGAACGAATAACAGAg CTGGAAATTGAAAATGCAAGATTGAGAGATCTAAATGTCTCCCTGTCTGAAGTTCTTCATGCACAGTCAGTAACCAACATGATTTTGGAAGATGAAGGTGTTCTGGGCAGCATTGAGAGCTCTTTCCAAAAGTTTCATGCTTTTTTAGACCTCCTTAAAGATGCTGG aCTTGGACAACTTGCTGTTTTAGCTGGGATAGACCAGTCAGATTTTGGTCTTTTGGGAGATCCACAAATGAATTCTACTCTCAGTAAGCCTGCTAACATGCTAAAGGAGAAAtcttttgaagaagaaagaCATGAACATACACAGAATAACAAA agcagagctggggacaTCCAGGCTTCTCTTCCTGGCACGTTTCAATCCCAGATGGCTGTGAAAAGTGCCTTCCCTGCTCTTAGAGAAATAGAAGACGTTCAGGCTTCTGGGGAGCAATACCAGCCCAGttcacagaaggaaaatgaagctcAAATAATTAACCAAAACAAAGAGGATAAACCTCACAATACTACTCCAACATCCCCTGAGAGGAGAGTCAAACAAAATGAACAAGCAAAAGGGCATCAATCGGCAAGGCAGTTGGTTACCAGTTGGCATTCATTTTCTGATTCCAGTGTACATATTAAAAGTAATGGTAGCAGAATATCCAGTGATGCttctggagaaaaaaggaaaagttgtgTCTCAAAGAAGTACATCCCTAGAGCAAATGAAATGGCAATTCAGAATGATGGAGCAAGCGGAGACCAAAGCAGACAGCAGACAGTAAACCGCTCTGGAACTGATACTGTTGGATCTGATTCTGAAATGCAAGAAAGTATCAAAAGTCTTACCAGTATTTGA
- the CEP78 gene encoding centrosomal protein of 78 kDa isoform X3, whose translation MIESVKVRRQCMLDFYLHYEHLCALQGSVPLKAVKANLSRRALDLTVDRIKAADWIPLLNAIRHNKTLTSIGIRAFHQHGLEESGVERYKTYFRRRIPAIRSKDLTGQLCKAVKCCLSISDVLKNLELQGLLLRERDLILLTKGLATASSLESVSFAHCPIGDGGLETICQSLKNSANIRYVNFTGCSLTWRGAEHIANILKHQAMKRHGEAWAESLRYRRPDLDYMTGLRRVTFNCNMLVGDRGAIAFADCLGEDLWLKALDLQQCGISNEGARSLLDALQTNTTLVVLDIRKNPLIDAVMMKRVIERVLMNGNSANLEEYKWLMSPSSKDVLKTRPKRRTIVLGSGPKGKATIRIGLPSKKSVSPGKKSMSVKDSYSPKPLPPGTKGFLPWRTAERAKRCRGGPVDSTEELPVKIEVELEQCLEKLKKEQSARVKAEERITELEIENARLRDLNVSLSEVLHAQSVTNMILEDEGVLGSIESSFQKFHAFLDLLKDAGLGQLAVLAGIDQSDFGLLGDPQMNSTLSKPANMLKEKSFEEERHEHTQNNKSRAGDIQASLPGTFQSQMAVKSAFPALREIEDVQASGEQYQPSSQKENEAQIINQNKEDKPHNTTPTSPERRVKQNEQAKGHQSARQLVTSWHSFSDSSVHIKSNGSRISSDASGEKRKSCVSKKYIPRANEMAIQNDGASGDQSRQQTVNRSGTDTVGSDSEMQESIKSLTSI comes from the exons ATGATCGAGTCAGTCAAAGTAAGAAGACAGTGCATGCTGGATTTCTATTTGCATTATGAACATCTTTGTGCTCTTCAAGGCTCTGTTCCACTGAAAGCTGTGAAGGCTAACCTGAGTCGTCGTGCTCTTGATCTAACTGTAGATCGCATCAAAGCTGCTGATTGGATACCACTTCTGAACGCTATCAGGCATAATAAGACTCTGACTTCTATTGGAATAAGAGCTTTTCATCAACATGGTCTTGAAGAATCAG GTGTTGAAAGATACAAAACTTACTTTAGAAGGAGAATTCCAGCAATTCGATCAAAAGACTTGACTGGCCAACTATGCAAAGCTGTCAAATGCTGTCTCAGTATATCAGATGTACTAAAAAATTTAGAACTTCAGGGTTTGCTTCTGAGGGAGAGAGATCTAATACTTTTAACAAAG GGCTTGGCCACAGCGTCATCTCTGGAGAGTGTCTCTTTTGCCCACTGTCCAATTGGAGATGGAGGATTAGAAA caatCTGTCAGAGTTTAAAGAATTCAGCTAATATCAGATACGTAAACTTCACAGGATGTAGCCTCACATGGCGAGGGGCAGAACATATAGCAAATATATTGAAG CACCAGGCAATGAAAAGACATGGAGAAGCTTGGGCTGAAAGCTTGCGATATAGGAGACCTGATCTGGACTATATGACCGGCTTGAGGCGTGTTACTTTCAACTGCAACATGCTTGTTGGAGATAGAGGAGCAATTGCCTTTGCAGACTGTCTAGGAGAGGACCTTTGGCTAAAAG CACTTGATTTGCAACAGTGTGGAATATCTAATGAAGGAGCAAGGTCATTATTAGATGCTCTTCAAACTAATACAACACTAGTGGTACTTGACATAAGAAAAAATCCATTAATTG ATGCCGTTATGATGAAACGCGTTATTGAAAGAGTTCTTATGAATGGAAATAGTGCTAATTTGGAG gagtataAGTGGCTGATGTCTCCATCTTCCAAGGATGTTTTGAAAACTAGACCGAAGAGAAGAACTATTGTGCTAGGAAGTGGTCCAAAAGGAAAAGCTACTATTCGTATTG GGTTACCATCTAAAAAGTCTGTAAGtcctgggaaaaaaagtatgtCTGTGAAAGACAGTTACTCACCAAAACCACTACCACCAGGCACAAAAGGCTTCCTTCCGTGGCGGACTGCAGAACGTGCAAAGAGATGCAG aGGAGGGCCAGTGGATAGTACTGAAGAATTACCAGTGAAGATTGAG GTGGAGCTGGAACAATGCttggaaaaattaaagaaagaacagagcGCCAGAGTAAAGGCTGAGGAACGAATAACAGAg CTGGAAATTGAAAATGCAAGATTGAGAGATCTAAATGTCTCCCTGTCTGAAGTTCTTCATGCACAGTCAGTAACCAACATGATTTTGGAAGATGAAGGTGTTCTGGGCAGCATTGAGAGCTCTTTCCAAAAGTTTCATGCTTTTTTAGACCTCCTTAAAGATGCTGG aCTTGGACAACTTGCTGTTTTAGCTGGGATAGACCAGTCAGATTTTGGTCTTTTGGGAGATCCACAAATGAATTCTACTCTCAGTAAGCCTGCTAACATGCTAAAGGAGAAAtcttttgaagaagaaagaCATGAACATACACAGAATAACAAA agcagagctggggacaTCCAGGCTTCTCTTCCTGGCACGTTTCAATCCCAGATGGCTGTGAAAAGTGCCTTCCCTGCTCTTAGAGAAATAGAAGACGTTCAGGCTTCTGGGGAGCAATACCAGCCCAGttcacagaaggaaaatgaagctcAAATAATTAACCAAAACAAAGAGGATAAACCTCACAATACTACTCCAACATCCCCTGAGAGGAGAGTCAAACAAAATGAACAAGCAAAAGGGCATCAATCGGCAAGGCAGTTGGTTACCAGTTGGCATTCATTTTCTGATTCCAGTGTACATATTAAAAGTAATGGTAGCAGAATATCCAGTGATGCttctggagaaaaaaggaaaagttgtgTCTCAAAGAAGTACATCCCTAGAGCAAATGAAATGGCAATTCAGAATGATGGAGCAAGCGGAGACCAAAGCAGACAGCAGACAGTAAACCGCTCTGGAACTGATACTGTTGGATCTGATTCTGAAATGCAAGAAAGTATCAAAAGTCTTACCAGTATTTGA
- the CEP78 gene encoding centrosomal protein of 78 kDa isoform X1: MIESVKVRRQCMLDFYLHYEHLCALQGSVPLKAVKANLSRRALDLTVDRIKAADWIPLLNAIRHNKTLTSIGIRAFHQHGLEESGVERYKTYFRRRIPAIRSKDLTGQLCKAVKCCLSISDVLKNLELQGLLLRERDLILLTKGLATASSLESVSFAHCPIGDGGLETICQSLKNSANIRYVNFTGCSLTWRGAEHIANILKHQAMKRHGEAWAESLRYRRPDLDYMTGLRRVTFNCNMLVGDRGAIAFADCLGEDLWLKALDLQQCGISNEGARSLLDALQTNTTLVVLDIRKNPLIDAVMMKRVIERVLMNGNSANLEEYKWLMSPSSKDVLKTRPKRRTIVLGSGPKGKATIRIGLPSKKSVSPGKKSMSVKDSYSPKPLPPGTKGFLPWRTAERAKRCRGGPVDSTEELPVKIETGIPVKVTVESASASETEDTEDLDVVIHYPDLSKSLDKISVTKHQQLQVELEQCLEKLKKEQSARVKAEERITELEIENARLRDLNVSLSEVLHAQSVTNMILEDEGVLGSIESSFQKFHAFLDLLKDAGLGQLAVLAGIDQSDFGLLGDPQMNSTLSKPANMLKEKSFEEERHEHTQNNKSRAGDIQASLPGTFQSQMAVKSAFPALREIEDVQASGEQYQPSSQKENEAQIINQNKEDKPHNTTPTSPERRVKQNEQAKGHQSARQLVTSWHSFSDSSVHIKSNGSRISSDASGEKRKSCVSKKYIPRANEMAIQNDGASGDQSRQQTVNRSGTDTVGSDSEMQESIKSLTSI; this comes from the exons ATGATCGAGTCAGTCAAAGTAAGAAGACAGTGCATGCTGGATTTCTATTTGCATTATGAACATCTTTGTGCTCTTCAAGGCTCTGTTCCACTGAAAGCTGTGAAGGCTAACCTGAGTCGTCGTGCTCTTGATCTAACTGTAGATCGCATCAAAGCTGCTGATTGGATACCACTTCTGAACGCTATCAGGCATAATAAGACTCTGACTTCTATTGGAATAAGAGCTTTTCATCAACATGGTCTTGAAGAATCAG GTGTTGAAAGATACAAAACTTACTTTAGAAGGAGAATTCCAGCAATTCGATCAAAAGACTTGACTGGCCAACTATGCAAAGCTGTCAAATGCTGTCTCAGTATATCAGATGTACTAAAAAATTTAGAACTTCAGGGTTTGCTTCTGAGGGAGAGAGATCTAATACTTTTAACAAAG GGCTTGGCCACAGCGTCATCTCTGGAGAGTGTCTCTTTTGCCCACTGTCCAATTGGAGATGGAGGATTAGAAA caatCTGTCAGAGTTTAAAGAATTCAGCTAATATCAGATACGTAAACTTCACAGGATGTAGCCTCACATGGCGAGGGGCAGAACATATAGCAAATATATTGAAG CACCAGGCAATGAAAAGACATGGAGAAGCTTGGGCTGAAAGCTTGCGATATAGGAGACCTGATCTGGACTATATGACCGGCTTGAGGCGTGTTACTTTCAACTGCAACATGCTTGTTGGAGATAGAGGAGCAATTGCCTTTGCAGACTGTCTAGGAGAGGACCTTTGGCTAAAAG CACTTGATTTGCAACAGTGTGGAATATCTAATGAAGGAGCAAGGTCATTATTAGATGCTCTTCAAACTAATACAACACTAGTGGTACTTGACATAAGAAAAAATCCATTAATTG ATGCCGTTATGATGAAACGCGTTATTGAAAGAGTTCTTATGAATGGAAATAGTGCTAATTTGGAG gagtataAGTGGCTGATGTCTCCATCTTCCAAGGATGTTTTGAAAACTAGACCGAAGAGAAGAACTATTGTGCTAGGAAGTGGTCCAAAAGGAAAAGCTACTATTCGTATTG GGTTACCATCTAAAAAGTCTGTAAGtcctgggaaaaaaagtatgtCTGTGAAAGACAGTTACTCACCAAAACCACTACCACCAGGCACAAAAGGCTTCCTTCCGTGGCGGACTGCAGAACGTGCAAAGAGATGCAG aGGAGGGCCAGTGGATAGTACTGAAGAATTACCAGTGAAGATTGAG ACAGGTATTCCTGTGAAAGTGACAGTGGAAAGTGCTTCTGCATCTGAAACCGAAGACACAGAAGATTTAGATGTTGTTATCCACTACCCTGATTTGTCAAAATCATTAGATAAGATTAGTGTAACAAAGCACCAACAGTTACAG GTGGAGCTGGAACAATGCttggaaaaattaaagaaagaacagagcGCCAGAGTAAAGGCTGAGGAACGAATAACAGAg CTGGAAATTGAAAATGCAAGATTGAGAGATCTAAATGTCTCCCTGTCTGAAGTTCTTCATGCACAGTCAGTAACCAACATGATTTTGGAAGATGAAGGTGTTCTGGGCAGCATTGAGAGCTCTTTCCAAAAGTTTCATGCTTTTTTAGACCTCCTTAAAGATGCTGG aCTTGGACAACTTGCTGTTTTAGCTGGGATAGACCAGTCAGATTTTGGTCTTTTGGGAGATCCACAAATGAATTCTACTCTCAGTAAGCCTGCTAACATGCTAAAGGAGAAAtcttttgaagaagaaagaCATGAACATACACAGAATAACAAA agcagagctggggacaTCCAGGCTTCTCTTCCTGGCACGTTTCAATCCCAGATGGCTGTGAAAAGTGCCTTCCCTGCTCTTAGAGAAATAGAAGACGTTCAGGCTTCTGGGGAGCAATACCAGCCCAGttcacagaaggaaaatgaagctcAAATAATTAACCAAAACAAAGAGGATAAACCTCACAATACTACTCCAACATCCCCTGAGAGGAGAGTCAAACAAAATGAACAAGCAAAAGGGCATCAATCGGCAAGGCAGTTGGTTACCAGTTGGCATTCATTTTCTGATTCCAGTGTACATATTAAAAGTAATGGTAGCAGAATATCCAGTGATGCttctggagaaaaaaggaaaagttgtgTCTCAAAGAAGTACATCCCTAGAGCAAATGAAATGGCAATTCAGAATGATGGAGCAAGCGGAGACCAAAGCAGACAGCAGACAGTAAACCGCTCTGGAACTGATACTGTTGGATCTGATTCTGAAATGCAAGAAAGTATCAAAAGTCTTACCAGTATTTGA
- the CEP78 gene encoding centrosomal protein of 78 kDa isoform X4, with translation MVLKNQGLATASSLESVSFAHCPIGDGGLETICQSLKNSANIRYVNFTGCSLTWRGAEHIANILKHQAMKRHGEAWAESLRYRRPDLDYMTGLRRVTFNCNMLVGDRGAIAFADCLGEDLWLKALDLQQCGISNEGARSLLDALQTNTTLVVLDIRKNPLIDAVMMKRVIERVLMNGNSANLEEYKWLMSPSSKDVLKTRPKRRTIVLGSGPKGKATIRIGLPSKKSVSPGKKSMSVKDSYSPKPLPPGTKGFLPWRTAERAKRCRGGPVDSTEELPVKIETGIPVKVTVESASASETEDTEDLDVVIHYPDLSKSLDKISVTKHQQLQVELEQCLEKLKKEQSARVKAEERITELEIENARLRDLNVSLSEVLHAQSVTNMILEDEGVLGSIESSFQKFHAFLDLLKDAGLGQLAVLAGIDQSDFGLLGDPQMNSTLSKPANMLKEKSFEEERHEHTQNNKSRAGDIQASLPGTFQSQMAVKSAFPALREIEDVQASGEQYQPSSQKENEAQIINQNKEDKPHNTTPTSPERRVKQNEQAKGHQSARQLVTSWHSFSDSSVHIKSNGSRISSDASGEKRKSCVSKKYIPRANEMAIQNDGASGDQSRQQTVNRSGTDTVGSDSEMQESIKSLTSI, from the exons ATGGTCTTGAAGAATCAG GGCTTGGCCACAGCGTCATCTCTGGAGAGTGTCTCTTTTGCCCACTGTCCAATTGGAGATGGAGGATTAGAAA caatCTGTCAGAGTTTAAAGAATTCAGCTAATATCAGATACGTAAACTTCACAGGATGTAGCCTCACATGGCGAGGGGCAGAACATATAGCAAATATATTGAAG CACCAGGCAATGAAAAGACATGGAGAAGCTTGGGCTGAAAGCTTGCGATATAGGAGACCTGATCTGGACTATATGACCGGCTTGAGGCGTGTTACTTTCAACTGCAACATGCTTGTTGGAGATAGAGGAGCAATTGCCTTTGCAGACTGTCTAGGAGAGGACCTTTGGCTAAAAG CACTTGATTTGCAACAGTGTGGAATATCTAATGAAGGAGCAAGGTCATTATTAGATGCTCTTCAAACTAATACAACACTAGTGGTACTTGACATAAGAAAAAATCCATTAATTG ATGCCGTTATGATGAAACGCGTTATTGAAAGAGTTCTTATGAATGGAAATAGTGCTAATTTGGAG gagtataAGTGGCTGATGTCTCCATCTTCCAAGGATGTTTTGAAAACTAGACCGAAGAGAAGAACTATTGTGCTAGGAAGTGGTCCAAAAGGAAAAGCTACTATTCGTATTG GGTTACCATCTAAAAAGTCTGTAAGtcctgggaaaaaaagtatgtCTGTGAAAGACAGTTACTCACCAAAACCACTACCACCAGGCACAAAAGGCTTCCTTCCGTGGCGGACTGCAGAACGTGCAAAGAGATGCAG aGGAGGGCCAGTGGATAGTACTGAAGAATTACCAGTGAAGATTGAG ACAGGTATTCCTGTGAAAGTGACAGTGGAAAGTGCTTCTGCATCTGAAACCGAAGACACAGAAGATTTAGATGTTGTTATCCACTACCCTGATTTGTCAAAATCATTAGATAAGATTAGTGTAACAAAGCACCAACAGTTACAG GTGGAGCTGGAACAATGCttggaaaaattaaagaaagaacagagcGCCAGAGTAAAGGCTGAGGAACGAATAACAGAg CTGGAAATTGAAAATGCAAGATTGAGAGATCTAAATGTCTCCCTGTCTGAAGTTCTTCATGCACAGTCAGTAACCAACATGATTTTGGAAGATGAAGGTGTTCTGGGCAGCATTGAGAGCTCTTTCCAAAAGTTTCATGCTTTTTTAGACCTCCTTAAAGATGCTGG aCTTGGACAACTTGCTGTTTTAGCTGGGATAGACCAGTCAGATTTTGGTCTTTTGGGAGATCCACAAATGAATTCTACTCTCAGTAAGCCTGCTAACATGCTAAAGGAGAAAtcttttgaagaagaaagaCATGAACATACACAGAATAACAAA agcagagctggggacaTCCAGGCTTCTCTTCCTGGCACGTTTCAATCCCAGATGGCTGTGAAAAGTGCCTTCCCTGCTCTTAGAGAAATAGAAGACGTTCAGGCTTCTGGGGAGCAATACCAGCCCAGttcacagaaggaaaatgaagctcAAATAATTAACCAAAACAAAGAGGATAAACCTCACAATACTACTCCAACATCCCCTGAGAGGAGAGTCAAACAAAATGAACAAGCAAAAGGGCATCAATCGGCAAGGCAGTTGGTTACCAGTTGGCATTCATTTTCTGATTCCAGTGTACATATTAAAAGTAATGGTAGCAGAATATCCAGTGATGCttctggagaaaaaaggaaaagttgtgTCTCAAAGAAGTACATCCCTAGAGCAAATGAAATGGCAATTCAGAATGATGGAGCAAGCGGAGACCAAAGCAGACAGCAGACAGTAAACCGCTCTGGAACTGATACTGTTGGATCTGATTCTGAAATGCAAGAAAGTATCAAAAGTCTTACCAGTATTTGA